Within Salmo trutta chromosome 30, fSalTru1.1, whole genome shotgun sequence, the genomic segment TCCCCATactctatataatatatatatatgtttatagaTGTGTTGTGTATTTTATGTATTGATACAGGGCTCATCCGTAAAAGTATTGATGCAGGGTTCACCCACTGCTAAAATAAAAGTCTAATAAAATAAGTAATAGTAAActtgagttcagatttttttttaaatcctcaataGTGGTAGAGGTGACCTCTGCGAGCCAACTCCAAAGAGACCACATTCAAGTCATCCATCCCCCACAACTGGTTCCTCCAGTCTGACCCCTGCTGccgtctctggctccacacccacccggCCATCTAGACGTGTGAAGAGGCCAGCTCAGAAGTGGAGGAGGGCCAGTGCACTAGGGGCAACTACCactgagggagaggaggttgGCACACTGCTAGAGGATGATGTGGAGTCACTTCCACCATCATGTCGACCTAAAAGGCAGCCAGGACCTCAGCTGGACATGACTGGAAAGTACAGCCCCCTTCATCTTTGTGTGTAAACCtacattttttattaccatagcatttttgtatttTCTCTATATTTATcgacttgaaaatgtatcaactgaccaattcggccacttgggtacatttgggcaaactcgTGAGTGACACCTGTGAGACTTCATACAAAATATTATGTAGCTCTCTCATTCTTAAATGTATCAGTCTGTTGCCCTGTTGTGGACAACATCTAAATTATCCCCAGCTTCCTCTCTCAATGTATGGCTTTTCTTTgcaataaaaatagaaaacacatttttttgtttgtttgtttgatcttttaccagatctattgtgatatattctcctacattaatttcacatctccacattcaaagtgttttctttcaaatagtaccaagaatatgcatatccttgcttcaggtcctgagctacagacagttagatttgggtatgtcattttaggtggaaATTGAGATGAAGGTTCCTATCCCGAAGAGGTTTTAAAGTGCATAAGTAAGGAAGTGCTGAACGGTAGCTCCATTCATATAGTCTTTATCTTCTTATCTAACCACTTCCCTGAGATGACGCACACTCACTTTAAGATGTAGGCACCGGTGATGTGGAAGACGTAAAGACAAATGTAATAGAGCTGGCGGGGAATATCCTCCTGAAACACACAAGCAGGAAAGAGCCTTTATTAATGACTGCTGTATCAGTGTAGGTGTGTGGCACAGCAGCTTCAGTGCCACATGACTTTTACAGCCACAAAAGGGTTTGTAAGAGGAGAATAAAGAATATGAACCATGTCTTGCAACAATGGGGAATTACAGAATCACAAGATGTATCCTTCCATGTTTAAATGACAGATGTGTCATCTTTAGGACCTAACCCAAGGTGTGATCATGCACCCTTACCTTTCGCACTTTCTGGAAGTACAGCTCAGGAAGGGCATGGAGCCAGTATGCGATTTGGCAAATGTAGAAGAACTTCACCTGAAAGCTGCAGAGAGGGCAGGTTAGAGGCAGGCAGAGATCCGGTCTATCTATGCAGGGAGCGAGTGGATATGACGGGACATGAACGTTTGCTCATGACAACTTAGATCCTGTTACATGCATTTACAAACATCAATAAGAAAAATGTATGTAACCTGGGTGAAAATATTCAGTTCACAATCTATGCATTCCTGCTTAATCTATTTCCCCTAATAAAATGGATTGAAATAACACCTCTTCACACAATGACAaatgaggagagggatggaaaagACAGACACTTAGCGCTGTGTGTGTAGCTTGAGTAAAACATCACATTTGGAATAAATATTTTAGGGGAACCTGATGTCTAAAATGGATTTGATGAGACAGCAGGACAGTGTACTCCCATGCACAATACTAGGGCTGCAATACACCCTGGGTCACTAAGGCCTTTCCACTGTGTCAACTCAAAAATCTGAGCCGTCACAGAACACTTGTGGAGAATTATTGTGTTCTAGAACACTTGGTAACTCCACAAAATGTTGTGATGAAAACAGTACTAACCCTGTCCCTCTGAAATGTTGAAATAATGAATGAGTGACCCGAAGGcgtaaaatgtatgtataaatCCTTACTTACACCATGTGGGTGTGTGGGTAGCCCTCCCATAAGAAAGTAGGATTTGTCGCAAATTCCTCCTAACAGGTAAGAAGAGAGACGGCATGAGCCAAAGAACAAATACAACAGGATGGACTGCTTATCTTGTCTTCACATAATATTCCAAGGCTCCTGGCAGCGTTTCATTGGTCTTCTTACCGCTGTTAAGATGCTGCAGCCCCAGATGAAGGACAATAAGTAGAAGGCAGCAAGCTGTCCCGATTCATTGAACTTGCTATGTTTGGTTTTCGACAGGTGCAACCGCCTATTCATTTTCTGAAATCAGAGAGAATAGGACATGAGACATGCATACCGACGAAGAGAAACGTGTCCGTTATCATTTGCTGTGGGCTGTGTAAGAGAAGGAAGTGGCCGAGGAGGATACTATTTGACTGCCTAAGAGGGTGAGAAGGATAAGACTGCTAAGAGAGACAGGGCCAGACCTTCAGTTATGATCACACTTGGGCtggaaaagagggggagagacacacacgagcacacacagtGACTATGTGTTCTGTAGATTAACTACCTATACAGatatcctcctttctctctcagtcacacacgtgcatgcacatacacgtacacacatacaAAAAGGGGTCTGTGTGCAGAGACACTCACATCGAGAATGTATTCCTGTATTAAGGCGTGGAGTATGACAGCAATGAGCAGGTagaagaacacagtggctatgTCTTTAGGACCGTACTGGTACAGGTTCACTTGCTCAGCCCTCTCGTCTGATAACATACAGATGAACAAAAAAACAACTTGGTCAATGGCTTCAAATACAAGGTACTGGATACATGCACTAAATACTGTAAAATTATATTACGTTTTAGAAATAAATACAAAGAATTATGTCAGCTGCAtatcaccctgcatcccactgctggcttggctctgaagctaagcaaggttggtcctggtcagtccctggatgggagaccagatgctgggccagtaggaggcactctttcctctggtctaaaaaaatatatatacatacccCAATGtgccagggcagtgattggggacattaccctgtgtagggtgccattAATTGGATGAGATGTTTAATGGGTGTCCTgacactaaagatcccatggcacttattgtaagagtaggggtgttaaccccggtgtcctggttaAATTCTCAATCCGGCCCTCATACCAACATGGCCACCTAATCACCACCAGCTTCCAAtcggctcattcatccccctcctctcccttgtaACTATTCCCTatgtcattgctgtaaatgagaatgtgtcaACTTGGCAAAATAACTACTAATAAAAATTATGTAAACTTACCAAGACTTTGAGTCACATTGTATTGAACGGTGATGAACATGATGGCAAACTTTGCTGTGACCTGCAATAAACGAAAGATTGAAGCAATGTTGTAGCAAAAGGTCTTGTAATGGTACTTTGTAACAAGAGTGGTTCTTCCTGATAATGCAGATGCATAGGAATCAATCACAATAAAATGTTTGCGATTATTGTGGATAGCCAGATTAATATAATGGTTCGATTAAAACCaatacatgctttgcaagaagaacgatttccctaataatcctgtttggCTACCTGATGGCACTCTGATAACTGCTGAAAAtcgccaatcaaaataaacgttctaccacagcgaacatgttatttttgggaaacAAGTGTTATTCTGATTTCAAACATATGACGTGTGTATATGAAAACTACTTCTAAGACCCATACATTCAGTTGTTCCTAACATACCTCACTCGTGCTAGACGGAGGCTCGCTCGGCTGGTGCTAGCACATGCGCAGACCAAATACACCGCTGGAACGCCATTAAAGTGTTTACATGATTTAATCAATCCAAAGATTGCCCAGACATTGTGTTTTAATTGGCGTATGTTTACTTCGATTTTGACCTTAATAAgattaagataaacagagtaaggcgtttacatgactattgcataatctgtctactgccataatcagtggATAGATTATAAGTGTATATGTAAACGTACTCAATGAGACTGACAAATTGGGTGGGGAACTGGCTAGATAGCCAACATGCGATCGTGTTTCATTTTCAGAACAAGTTGCCTAGCAGGCTAACTTAGCAAGTTCAGTTAACAGCAACAAGCACTCAATTGATTACGTTTTTGCAGACTTGAATGGGAGTTGGGTAATGTAAACAATCCCCATCGTTTACTGTCACATGCATGGATGTGATAGCAAACTGGCTAGCGCTATCTATCCATTTGGTAatattagatagctagctagttggtGTGACATGCTAGCTGACCAGCAACTATTTAGCAGTGTGCCTCCTGTCTTCCTTGGCAATCGGTGTGACATTTGAGAAGGGAGACGCTTGCGCCCAGTCCCCTTTGAGTCTTGCTgacgttgtcatcacagttcagACGAGGCGTTTTCTTATATACTGTGCAGCATACATTCCAGGGTTTAACACTGTACCTCGAACATCAGGCCGAGGAGAATTATCATAGCCACACATGAAACCATATCCGCGTGATTCTGGATCACGAACTCGTGGCTCAGCACCGGCGGGCTCTTGTTCTTCTTTCGGAAACCCATGGCTGACCGATACAGCTCTCACTACCTGCCGCTATTCAGTCACTCGCAGCCCCCGCTTGCATTCAGATGCAAACTGTCCTATTTTGCTCCTGCCACTACTGCCAGTTCACGGTGTAAATTGCCGTTCATGTGTTAACTAGCTTAGAAACGATAAAAATGTACACAACACCACGCACTTCGTTACTGGCCAGTCAAACGTCCCCTCACAGTTCGGTTCCTACACTCAAGATCCGCCCATTGACGTAGATAGAAAATCCCGCCTCGTTGAACCCCTGGTTGACACTATGCTGAACAAATCACGTGCAAGGGAATTGGTGGAGGAGGTGTCGGTTTCCTAGCAAGTCAATTAGGGTATTCGATTAATCTGGCACAGGGTTAAAATTGATTGCAATCGTTTTGGACCCGGGCTGCCTCCCGGGCGTGAGCCAGGTGCCCCGTTCAAAGCCCACGGCGAAGTCTGCTCCACACAAAAGTGACGCAGTTAAGCACGaggagtaatgagtaggattatGTGTTTTCGCATGCAAAATgtattgcttttgataaaaacgctttatctgccttcccaataaAAACTAGTTTGAAAATATGTTATGGAGAAGAGGTTAATACTTCTGCAGGATGCATGTCACGGACCATGCACCGGTGCCCCGAGGTTCAGCGTAATCGAATCCGCCCAATCAATGTTGAGGGAAAGAAGGGATACCTCCAAGCCATCTTTCATTCCGTCCAGTCAGATTTTATTTTACATACATATCTTCATTATCGGGTACGTATTGATTGTTTTACGTGAAATACCATTTATTCCTTTAGTTTTGGCAAAATAAAGCGTGTAAAATAGGAAATATTTCTCAATGTGAATCAGGAAACGGTTGTTATTATTAACGTCAgcagctagttggctagctaacattagctagttactGTAGCCAACAAAGCCCACTACGCAAAGGAAGtagctggtggtgatggtgaacCCGTTTGATATAGCTACGTAGTTACACTTTACAAGTCTGTTAAGTATATGGAATTGTACAGCCAAAAGGAACCAACCTAGGTAACTAGGTACACATTCGGGTAATCCTACTGTCAATGATGGTTTAATCTTTCACCCTGGCTTGTCACTCATTCAGTCACTCCTGACCCCAGCCTTCACATTCAATAATAACACAATTATATGTATTTTAGTATAGGCTGTCAAACCATATTGATATGAGCTGTTATGGTATAATTGGGCTCTGCCATATCATTTGTACAAATGCCAGGATTTATAGATATGTCAATGTCTGTATCAATATGTCCTTTTTTAAAGTGGAGTACCGAGTAGCTACAGTCATGGATTACATTTTCTGTACGCTTAACTTTTTAAACCTAGCTAACTGTTAACTGTTCCGGAAACATTACACAATGGTCAAGGTACCAGGAGTACGAGCTGATTGAAAACCAATCAATATAGACCTAGTCCTTTCGACAACATTTGTCATACAAATTTGTCAAACAAATGCTTCACAGTAACCCGGCCAAGATCCCTAACAGCAAGCGGAAAAAAGGCACAGAGTGAATAACCATCTGGCCAAACAGTTGTCCTTTTAGGCAAGACACCGCACAAATAGTTCAGAGGAGTGTATATCCATCAATCTAGGCTAGACAGTTGTCACATTAGCATGGTTGGTGCCAACAAATATGTCAGTAGTATTCATATAGAGGCAGGTGTGAAGAGTCACCGGTGGAAATGGTGAACCTGTGAGGGCCAGGGGCGTCTGAATCTGTCTTATGTTATTCTCATTTTATTCACTAGAGGACAGCATTGCACATGCTTAAATTGTGTTATGAAACCAATTACTTCTGTGTTCCTCTGGCCCCAATTCTCCACCAAGCACACATGTCCTGTGCTCACAACATATCCTTtcaaaagggaaagggggatacctagtctgttgtacaactgaatgccttcaactgaaatgtgtcttccacatttaacctctgaatcagagaggtgcggggggctgccttaatcgacaacCAGGCCATCAGGGAACagtaactgccttgctcaggggcagaacgacagatttttaccttgtcagctcggggattcaatccagcaacctttcggttactggcccaacgctctaaccactaggctacctgccggaaAGGCTATAATGATATAACCTTTGCTATTCACATATCTGCACCTGTGGTAAGGAATAGTAGCAGATGGTGaagagtagtagtagttacaAGCACAGAGTGTtagggctcagacacaccaaTAGCGTTTGCTGGCCGAGAATATTTAGCACTTCTGAACGAAATTTGAGAACCGAGTGCGCATCGATTTTACATGTGGAATTGTGTGAAAAATGGTGACAGAGGAAACAGAAAAACTCTAGATCCACATTCAATGTGTGCGAGCCTTAGTTACCATTGCTTGTAACCTCTGTGTTGGGAGTGTGGCCTGGTGAGCTATTTAAAACCTACTCCAATTGACAAACTGGCCTGTCTGAGAGTTAGCAATAACAGACAGGTGCTGTTACCCAGGTACAGTGAATTATTGATGATTTTCACAAAGCACATGATGCAAGCGGGAGGTTCCTTGGAAACACACGTACATGCACACACTGTCATTTGTTCTGGTCTGCATTGTCTGGCATTACAAAATCATTTTAGTCTTTTTTTCAACCGAAAACAACCCCCAAACTACTCTGGGGAGCTCCCAAAAAATCACTATTGAGCCTGTTGCTGACCCCTGGTATATAACAATATGTAACGtattgtatgtatttatttttcaaatattttttgcCTAAAAAGTATtggcttttttttaaatgaaattgtttttgttttacttGTATGTTTCTCTTTTAGAGAAACTGAACGTTCAAGTAATGTTGTTTGGCCTGATGATTTATTAATTATAAAAGTATTATTTTAGTAAAATGTTTTAATGTAGCTCTTAGCAGATAAAATGAGTCCCATCTTGTTGTAGTATACATAATAGCTATTTTTATTTTGGAACAAGCCCATaaatagcttttcttttgaaTTTATTCATATTTATTACAGAATATTTGTAACTTGTTTCCTTTTATGTTAAtcctatatattttttatatatcatCTGGATTTAGCATTCAGTTTTTCTTTTAATTCTACTTATATTATAGGGAAACCTTCCCTGGTCTACATTTTAAATTGTGTGCAATTTCTCCAGGCCTTGGTTGTAGTTTTGGTGAAGAACGAGCCTATGTGCCCTCTCTCTCCTGAAGACGGTTGAGAAGAAGGGAGGGGTTTAGACAAAGGCCTTCTCTACAAAAATGGAGGTTACAACAGAGCAACCCTGCTGTCTGTTTTTCATTTAGTAGATGCTGCTATTTCCACTATATAATCTGTGAAAATAACACAACTTGCACCAGATGCAACCTTAGGAAAAAGTATtacattgttgtgtgtgtgttatttggtGATTTGGGCCTAGCTCTCTCTATTTTTTATATGTCTCTCCTGCACTCAGAGCTGCTCCTGCTTGCGCTGAACAAAGATAATTACTCAGGAAACCCTTCGGCCAATCGGATGCGGTCTTACATCCCGCCTGTGACAAAGGGGCCAGTCAGGGCCTGGCTACCATCAGACAGGCCTGATCGTCTTGCCTGAAGAACGGAGCCTTCCCCGGCTGAGAGTGTCCTCCATGTTTTATAAGTGTTGCCATAACAGTGTGTCAGGCAGCCATGCATCCACAGAGGTAAGCCCTGTCTCTTTATCTCAACTCTAATTACAAcattccttcctcctccttctctgttGTGTGACTGTTGCTGTGCAAATCTGAATGTGAATACCTGAAAATCACAGATTGCTTTCCCAAAAGAGTGGGGGGGGGCTTTGGGGGCAGGGGAGGCCTTGCAAGGCCCCTGTACCACAGAGAGCTTAGGTGGGGGTTGGGTTAGAGCTCTCCCCTCtgcactctctgtctgtctctgtgtgtttgtgtgtggcaggcaggctcacaTGTGTTCCCCAGACATCCAGGCTGCTATGCAGTGGACTGCAGAGGCGACCATGGCAAATCCTTGTTTTTCCTTGTCTTTTTTATAATGCAAAAGAGAGAAAGCTACAAATGGGCAATCTCTTATCTATCTCCTCTCTGCTGTGCCAGCCTTGTGTGTCATGGCACACAAGACTGGGGGATGGGTGACTGAGGAAGACTAGTGGGGTGGcgggattggggggggggggtgttatgtATCTTTTGTTGTTGTGATCTAGTGTGTCACGCCAGGCCAGGGAGAATGGCCGTGGTGGAAACGCCAGGGAGACTGGTTGTGGGGGAAACACATGCCCTGTTAGACTGACCGGGGCGGGGGGGTCTCCAGACGCTGATAGCTAACTCAACACTGGTTTCTTACAGTAAGTAgtgtgtggggggacaaaattaATACTTTCATAATTAATATCTGCAGAttttcccgagtggcgcagcggtctaaggcactgcatctcagtgctagaggcgtcactacagaccctggtttgattccaggctatatcacaactggccgtgattgggcggcgcacaattggcccagcgtcgtccgggttgggGTTTGGcagggtaggtcgtcattgtaaataagaatttgttcttaactgacttgtctagttaaataaaaaatgtaatacaaaaaTATGAAGGATAATTCTTCACCAATTGACGCAAATACGAACAAAGCAGCGACTGCCTGCCTCATATGGCTAAATTCCTTTCCAGTCTCACCCTCATCAGAACTGA encodes:
- the LOC115168370 gene encoding translocating chain-associated membrane protein 1-like 1 isoform X3, whose product is MFITVQYNVTQSLDERAEQVNLYQYGPKDIATVFFYLLIAVILHALIQEYILDKMNRRLHLSKTKHSKFNESGQLAAFYLLSFIWGCSILTAEEFATNPTFLWEGYPHTHMVFQVKFFYICQIAYWLHALPELYFQKVRKEDIPRQLYYICLYVFHITGAYILNLHRLGLVLLVPHYLVELLFHASRLFYFSDENKQKGFTLWALLFVIARLLTLTLSVLTFGFGLPRAENQGFSLAKGNFNVLTIRMTCLAAICLTQAWMMWKFINFQLKKWREHSQSQASKKKAFSPKSKPHKKDLARVGSANGVVKSDDKTSPRARKAKAS
- the LOC115168370 gene encoding translocating chain-associated membrane protein 1-like 1 isoform X2 produces the protein MGFRKKNKSPPVLSHEFVIQNHADMVSCVAMIILLGLMFEVTAKFAIMFITVQYNVTQSLDERAEQVNLYQYGPKDIATVFFYLLIAVILHALIQEYILDKMNRRLHLSKTKHSKFNESGQLAAFYLLSFIWGCSILTAEEFATNPTFLWEGYPHTHMVFQVKFFYICQIAYWLHALPELYFQKVRKEDIPRQLYYICLYVFHITGAYILNLHRLGLVLLVPHYLVELLFHASRLFYFSDENKQKGFTLWALLFVIARLLTLTLSVLTFGFGLPRAENQGFSLAKGNFNVLTIRMTCLAAICLTQAWMMWKFINFQLKKWREHSQSQASKKKAFSPKSKPHKKDLARGSANGVVKSDDKTSPRARKAKAS
- the LOC115168370 gene encoding translocating chain-associated membrane protein 1-like 1 isoform X1, yielding MGFRKKNKSPPVLSHEFVIQNHADMVSCVAMIILLGLMFEVTAKFAIMFITVQYNVTQSLDERAEQVNLYQYGPKDIATVFFYLLIAVILHALIQEYILDKMNRRLHLSKTKHSKFNESGQLAAFYLLSFIWGCSILTAEEFATNPTFLWEGYPHTHMVFQVKFFYICQIAYWLHALPELYFQKVRKEDIPRQLYYICLYVFHITGAYILNLHRLGLVLLVPHYLVELLFHASRLFYFSDENKQKGFTLWALLFVIARLLTLTLSVLTFGFGLPRAENQGFSLAKGNFNVLTIRMTCLAAICLTQAWMMWKFINFQLKKWREHSQSQASKKKAFSPKSKPHKKDLARVGSANGVVKSDDKTSPRARKAKAS